In the genome of Candidatus Microbacterium phytovorans, one region contains:
- a CDS encoding lamin tail domain-containing protein encodes MPSTVPHARSRTRHGSPLAGALVVALGLGLLVAPLAALPAVAADEPGVVLNEIESDGDTTDWIELVNASSASVDISGWVVKDNDDTRTDAIPAGTVLAAGEFYRFDQPAMTFGLGREDAARLYLADGVTLVDEYAWTQHAATTYGRCPDATGAFGLTAVGTPGAANDCTPAPTPTATPSDGPAADVIVVNEVESNGDDTDWLELYNLGDVDVDLSGYVLRDNDDTKAYVLPSGSVAPAHGILLIDQLTAHSPGFDFGLGGADMVRLFAPDGVSLVASYGWSAHAATSFGRCPDGTGEMRETTVTTKGAPNNCALPVKINEVESSGGTPGDWIELVNLADASIDVSGVVVTDSDTAGHRYAVPAGTEIAPKGYLVLEEAAFGFGLGSADAVTLFDADGTTVLDTASWTAHAATSWGRCTDATGSFGETALPTKGTANRCAGEVVVETWPGGAQVRVLDDESAFGGDLSGLDYATGANGAELWAVENGNGLLYRLVPSGEDWVPAAGWTAGRTLRYPDGSGTVDAEGVTVQGGSVYVSSERNNAQSSVSRPAVLRFDGAATSAGSELVASAEWNLASDFPGLGANAGLEGITWVPDADLVADGFRDERTGAAYDPADYPGHGDGLFFVGVEGTASVYAYALASDGSFDRVATIATSFALVADVQYDRGLLWVVCDEACDGRTATYEVDGTGVFAPTHVYARPAGMTNVANEGFAIASTCVDGHAQTFYADDADTDGFSLRAGTLDCTTGTPEPTPTPEPTPTVSPTPEPTPTATPTPEPTATSTPEPTPEPTSTLPGTPDAPDEGDLTDENRGVIDAPSEVRAGGSIRVELDPALAGTTVNVWLFSEPTSLGAAVVASDGGITVRIPATVPAGEHRLVVTDADGAILAWTELTVTGAELAVTGGDATASALSVIGGLFALAVGIALLRRGRRTAV; translated from the coding sequence ATGCCTTCCACCGTCCCGCACGCTCGTTCCCGAACCCGACACGGTTCCCCGCTCGCCGGTGCCCTCGTCGTCGCCCTCGGTCTCGGCCTGCTCGTCGCCCCGTTGGCCGCGCTGCCCGCCGTCGCGGCGGACGAGCCCGGTGTCGTGCTCAACGAGATCGAGTCGGACGGCGACACCACCGACTGGATCGAGCTCGTCAACGCCTCGTCCGCGTCGGTCGACATCTCCGGCTGGGTCGTGAAGGACAACGACGACACGCGCACCGACGCGATCCCGGCCGGGACGGTCCTGGCGGCGGGGGAGTTCTACCGGTTCGATCAGCCCGCGATGACCTTCGGTCTCGGACGAGAGGATGCCGCGCGCCTCTATCTCGCCGACGGCGTCACCCTCGTGGACGAGTACGCCTGGACGCAGCATGCCGCGACCACCTACGGGCGCTGTCCCGACGCCACCGGGGCGTTCGGCCTCACGGCGGTCGGCACGCCGGGCGCCGCGAATGACTGCACGCCCGCGCCGACGCCCACCGCGACGCCGTCCGACGGTCCCGCCGCCGACGTGATCGTCGTCAACGAGGTCGAGTCCAACGGCGACGACACCGACTGGCTCGAGCTGTACAACCTCGGCGACGTCGATGTCGACCTCAGCGGCTACGTGCTGCGCGACAACGACGACACGAAGGCGTACGTGCTGCCGAGCGGGTCGGTCGCGCCGGCGCACGGCATCCTGCTGATCGACCAGCTGACGGCGCACTCGCCCGGGTTCGACTTCGGTCTCGGCGGCGCCGACATGGTGCGCCTGTTCGCTCCCGACGGAGTGAGCCTGGTCGCCTCGTACGGGTGGTCGGCGCACGCAGCGACCAGCTTCGGCCGGTGCCCCGACGGCACGGGCGAGATGCGCGAGACCACCGTCACGACCAAGGGTGCGCCCAACAACTGTGCGCTGCCGGTGAAGATCAACGAGGTCGAATCCAGCGGCGGGACGCCCGGAGACTGGATCGAGCTCGTGAACCTCGCCGACGCGTCGATCGATGTGAGCGGTGTCGTCGTGACCGACTCGGACACGGCCGGCCACCGCTACGCGGTTCCGGCGGGCACCGAGATCGCCCCGAAGGGGTATCTCGTACTGGAGGAGGCCGCGTTCGGCTTCGGGCTCGGGAGCGCGGATGCCGTGACCCTCTTCGACGCCGACGGGACGACGGTGCTCGACACCGCTTCGTGGACGGCCCACGCCGCGACGTCGTGGGGCCGCTGCACCGACGCGACCGGATCGTTCGGCGAGACGGCGCTGCCCACGAAGGGGACGGCGAACCGCTGCGCCGGCGAGGTCGTCGTGGAGACCTGGCCCGGCGGTGCGCAGGTGCGCGTGCTCGACGACGAGAGCGCATTCGGCGGCGACCTCAGTGGACTCGACTACGCGACCGGCGCGAACGGCGCCGAGCTCTGGGCCGTCGAGAACGGCAACGGGCTGCTCTATCGACTCGTGCCCTCCGGCGAGGACTGGGTGCCGGCGGCGGGATGGACCGCGGGGCGTACGCTCCGGTACCCGGACGGCAGCGGCACGGTGGATGCCGAAGGCGTCACGGTGCAGGGCGGCAGCGTCTATGTCTCCAGTGAGCGCAACAACGCCCAGAGCTCCGTGAGCAGGCCCGCTGTGCTCCGCTTCGACGGCGCGGCGACCTCGGCCGGCTCGGAGCTCGTGGCATCCGCCGAGTGGAACCTGGCATCCGATTTCCCCGGGCTCGGCGCGAACGCCGGTCTGGAGGGGATCACCTGGGTACCCGACGCCGACCTGGTCGCCGACGGTTTCCGCGATGAGCGCACCGGCGCGGCCTACGACCCGGCCGACTACCCCGGTCACGGCGATGGCCTGTTCTTCGTCGGCGTCGAGGGGACCGCGTCGGTGTACGCGTACGCGCTCGCCTCCGACGGGTCGTTCGACCGCGTCGCGACGATCGCGACGTCGTTCGCCCTCGTCGCCGACGTGCAGTACGACCGAGGGCTCCTCTGGGTCGTGTGCGACGAGGCGTGCGACGGCCGCACCGCGACGTACGAGGTCGACGGCACCGGCGTGTTCGCGCCGACGCACGTGTACGCGCGTCCGGCCGGGATGACCAACGTCGCGAACGAGGGATTCGCGATCGCCTCGACGTGTGTCGACGGCCACGCCCAGACGTTCTACGCGGACGATGCCGACACCGACGGGTTCTCGCTGCGCGCCGGCACTCTCGACTGCACGACGGGAACGCCGGAGCCGACCCCGACACCGGAGCCGACGCCGACCGTCTCGCCGACACCGGAGCCGACGCCCACCGCCACGCCGACGCCGGAGCCCACCGCGACGTCGACGCCCGAGCCGACGCCCGAGCCGACGAGCACGCTCCCCGGGACGCCTGACGCACCCGACGAGGGCGACCTGACGGACGAGAACCGCGGCGTGATCGACGCGCCCTCCGAGGTGCGCGCGGGCGGCAGCATCCGGGTGGAGCTGGACCCCGCGCTCGCCGGCACGACCGTGAATGTGTGGCTGTTCTCGGAGCCGACCTCCCTCGGTGCGGCGGTCGTGGCCTCCGACGGTGGCATCACGGTGCGCATCCCGGCCACCGTTCCGGCAGGCGAGCACCGCCTCGTCGTGACGGATGCCGACGGCGCGATCCTCGCGTGGACGGAGCTCACCGTGACGGGCGCCGAACTGGCCGTGACCGGCGGGGATGCCACGGCATCCGCACTGTCGGTGATCGGCGGTCTCTTCGCCCTGGCGGTGGGCATCGCGCTGCTGCGCCGAGGGCGTCGCACCGCCGTCTGA
- a CDS encoding ArsR family transcriptional regulator, with amino-acid sequence MTTGRPVGYSAISSYSRVELLHLIQERPQRTITELVDATSLHPNTVREHLQRLIDDGYVVALPELRTTRGRPRVLYSVADGLRASSPVQRRKVKAAAERGDLMRRVLPGAPPELDTEALHQVDALIDDLIDAGFDPLVDETELTVDLTPCAQAEAQAAHREVLCSVHLGLMQSVLSEAGGPLSVDGMRSSCDPRQCVVQLIHAATGD; translated from the coding sequence ATGACCACAGGGCGTCCCGTCGGCTACAGCGCAATCTCCAGCTACTCCCGCGTCGAGCTGCTGCACCTCATCCAGGAGCGACCGCAGCGCACGATCACCGAGCTCGTGGATGCCACGAGCCTCCACCCCAATACGGTGCGCGAGCATCTGCAGCGCCTCATCGACGACGGCTATGTCGTGGCCCTCCCCGAGCTGCGCACCACGCGTGGCCGGCCGCGCGTGCTCTACAGCGTCGCCGACGGCCTCCGCGCGTCGAGCCCCGTGCAGCGCCGGAAGGTGAAGGCCGCCGCCGAGCGGGGCGACCTCATGCGTCGGGTGCTCCCCGGCGCCCCTCCCGAACTCGACACCGAAGCGCTCCACCAGGTCGACGCGCTGATCGACGATCTGATCGACGCCGGATTCGATCCCCTCGTCGACGAGACGGAGCTCACCGTCGACCTCACGCCGTGTGCGCAGGCGGAAGCCCAGGCCGCGCACCGCGAGGTGCTGTGCAGCGTGCACCTCGGCCTCATGCAGAGCGTGCTGAGCGAGGCCGGCGGCCCGCTGTCGGTCGACGGCATGCGCTCTTCGTGCGACCCGCGCCAGTGCGTCGTGCAGCTCATCCACGCGGCCACCGGCGACTGA
- a CDS encoding cytochrome ubiquinol oxidase subunit I — protein MDFLDPLLLARWQFGLTTLYHFIFVPLTLGMSLFVAIFQSMWFRTADVKWLHLTRFFGKIFLINFAMGIVTGIVQEFQFGMNWSSYSRFVGDVFGAPLAFEGLMAFFFEATFIGLWIFGWNRLPRGIHLATIWITVFGTWLSAYFILAANAFMQNPVGYRMSTEGHRAEMADFGAVLTNPVALTQFPHTIFSAIMFAAGVMIAVAAWHLSRRQHDEMMRPALKLGLWSMIIAFAGVALSGDQLGLVMVETQPMKMAAAEAMFNSACGADASFSLFSIGTPDGTSEIWSLRVPYLLAFLSTHDFNGCVEGINDLNLQYTTELFPQFADQVDGNFAPILWVTYWSFRWMMGFGGLAALIAVVGLWVTRKNAKRPVAGWMWKIAIWQAPLALLGILVGWIFTEMGRQPWIVFGLMLTEDGVSPSVPGWSVLISLVAFTLIYLILAVVEFGLIFKTVQTGPDPLPGPDDPQPSELSIDETPTTVY, from the coding sequence ATGGACTTTCTGGATCCGCTGCTGCTGGCTCGGTGGCAATTCGGGCTCACGACGCTGTACCACTTCATCTTCGTCCCCCTGACGCTGGGGATGTCGCTGTTCGTCGCGATCTTCCAGAGCATGTGGTTCCGCACGGCCGACGTGAAGTGGCTCCACCTCACGCGGTTCTTCGGGAAGATCTTCCTCATCAACTTCGCGATGGGCATCGTCACGGGCATCGTGCAGGAGTTCCAGTTCGGCATGAACTGGTCGTCCTACAGCCGCTTCGTCGGCGACGTGTTCGGCGCCCCCCTCGCCTTCGAGGGCCTCATGGCGTTCTTCTTCGAGGCGACCTTCATCGGGCTGTGGATCTTCGGCTGGAACCGCCTGCCCCGCGGCATCCACCTCGCCACGATCTGGATCACGGTGTTCGGCACGTGGCTGTCGGCGTACTTCATCCTCGCCGCCAACGCCTTCATGCAGAACCCCGTCGGCTACCGGATGTCGACCGAGGGGCACCGCGCGGAGATGGCCGACTTCGGCGCCGTCCTGACCAACCCCGTCGCCCTCACGCAGTTCCCGCACACGATCTTCTCGGCGATCATGTTCGCCGCCGGGGTCATGATCGCCGTCGCCGCGTGGCACCTCTCCCGCCGGCAGCACGACGAGATGATGCGCCCCGCCCTCAAGCTCGGCCTCTGGTCGATGATCATCGCCTTCGCCGGGGTCGCGCTCTCGGGCGATCAGCTGGGCCTGGTCATGGTCGAGACCCAGCCGATGAAGATGGCCGCCGCCGAAGCGATGTTCAACTCTGCGTGCGGCGCCGACGCCTCCTTCTCCCTGTTCTCGATCGGCACCCCCGACGGAACGAGCGAGATCTGGTCGCTGCGCGTGCCCTACCTGCTCGCCTTCCTCTCCACGCACGATTTCAACGGCTGCGTCGAGGGCATCAACGACCTCAACCTGCAGTACACGACCGAGCTCTTCCCGCAGTTCGCCGACCAGGTCGACGGCAACTTCGCGCCCATCCTGTGGGTCACCTACTGGTCGTTCCGCTGGATGATGGGCTTCGGCGGCCTCGCCGCCCTCATCGCCGTCGTCGGCCTCTGGGTCACGCGCAAGAACGCGAAGCGCCCCGTGGCGGGCTGGATGTGGAAGATCGCGATCTGGCAGGCGCCCCTCGCGCTGCTCGGCATCCTCGTCGGCTGGATCTTCACGGAGATGGGACGCCAGCCGTGGATCGTCTTCGGCCTGATGCTCACGGAGGACGGTGTCTCACCGAGCGTGCCCGGCTGGAGCGTGCTGATCTCGCTCGTGGCGTTCACACTCATCTACCTGATCCTCGCGGTGGTCGAGTTCGGCCTCATCTTCAAGACCGTGCAGACCGGACCCGATCCCCTTCCCGGACCCGACGATCCACAGCCCTCGGAGCTGTCGATCGACGAGACCCCCACGACGGTCTACTAG
- the cydB gene encoding cytochrome d ubiquinol oxidase subunit II, whose translation MDLAYLWFFIVGVLFVGYFVLDGFDFGVGMSLPFLGKDEVSRRQVINTIGPVWDLNETWVIVAGACLFAAFPEWYATLFSGFYLALLLILLALIARGVSFEYRHQRDDPRWKRRFDWMITIGSAVPALLWGVAVGNIVQGVPIDADHEFTGSFLTLLNPYGLWVGVTTLLLFFLHGVYFVGLKTDGQVHHDAQALAKKLSIPTVLFAAGTVVWTVLIAAGREAPLLWAVIACGVIAAVSLLASVAFNWVDRDGRAFAAGAVTIVFAVLTLWLALFPFVMPSSTDVANSLTISNASSTQLTLEIMSWAALIFLPMVLLYQGWTYWVFRKRVTRAVIEKANAVAH comes from the coding sequence ATGGATCTCGCCTACCTCTGGTTCTTCATCGTCGGAGTGCTCTTCGTCGGCTACTTCGTGCTCGACGGATTCGACTTCGGCGTGGGCATGTCCCTCCCCTTTCTCGGCAAGGACGAGGTGTCGCGCCGTCAGGTCATCAACACGATCGGCCCCGTGTGGGACCTCAACGAGACCTGGGTCATCGTCGCCGGCGCCTGCCTGTTCGCCGCGTTCCCCGAGTGGTACGCGACGCTCTTCAGCGGGTTCTACCTCGCTCTCCTGCTGATCCTGCTCGCCCTCATCGCGCGCGGAGTGTCGTTCGAGTACCGCCACCAGCGCGACGACCCGCGCTGGAAGCGTCGTTTCGACTGGATGATCACGATCGGATCGGCCGTGCCCGCGCTCCTGTGGGGCGTCGCGGTGGGCAACATCGTCCAGGGCGTGCCGATCGATGCCGACCACGAGTTCACCGGCTCGTTCCTCACGCTGCTGAACCCCTACGGCCTGTGGGTCGGCGTCACGACGCTCCTCCTCTTCTTCCTCCACGGCGTCTACTTCGTGGGGCTGAAGACCGACGGCCAGGTGCACCACGACGCGCAGGCGCTCGCCAAGAAGCTCTCGATCCCCACGGTGCTGTTCGCCGCCGGAACGGTCGTGTGGACCGTGCTGATCGCCGCGGGCCGTGAGGCTCCGCTCCTGTGGGCGGTCATCGCGTGCGGTGTCATCGCGGCCGTGTCGCTGCTGGCATCCGTCGCCTTCAACTGGGTCGACCGCGACGGCCGCGCCTTCGCCGCGGGCGCCGTGACGATCGTCTTCGCCGTCCTCACGCTGTGGCTGGCCCTGTTCCCGTTCGTCATGCCCTCCTCGACCGACGTCGCGAACAGCCTGACGATCTCCAACGCGTCCAGCACCCAGCTGACCCTGGAGATCATGAGCTGGGCGGCCCTCATCTTCCTGCCGATGGTGCTGCTGTACCAGGGCTGGACGTACTGGGTGTTCCGCAAGCGCGTGACGCGCGCCGTGATCGAGAAGGCCAACGCCGTCGCCCACTGA
- the cydD gene encoding thiol reductant ABC exporter subunit CydD — MTTTAGEGRARTRTRPVDPRLLRYASASRGFFVAIAVIGLAQTAVIVAFAWLLTQAVTGAIAGEPLDGALGETLLLLVGVIVLRAVLLWTRETVAARAAARVQSQLRRHLLSAVGLLGPGWIASQNSARLAVTAGRGLEALDAYFSRYLPQLVQTAIATPVLLAVMWWQDWISGLTVLLTLPLIPLFMVLIGLATRSVQQRQWQTLGRLAARFSDTVRGLSTLKVFGRHHRAVASIGTVTDTYRKETMRVLRVSFLSGFALELLASIAVAIVAVSIGFRLMDGLLTLTVGLFVLLLAPEAYLPLRQVGVQFHAAAEGVAATDDVFAVLDDHRRAVGGRPAAADDGGDAAGASLRGVLVMREVAVRDLPPVSFEARPGTVTLVDGPSGSGKSSLLAALRAAAPYRGDITVDGTDAATLASSTWLAWAGQQPGLVAGTIADNVRLGDAGESDSTGTDGSDDLVARALRLAGADDLDPDRLLGVQGSGLSGGQAQRVAVARAIHRHLRGRASVVALDEPSAALDAETEARLWASVREIADGGATVLLVSHRPSAREIADAVVSLSPAEAVA, encoded by the coding sequence ATGACCACCACTGCAGGCGAAGGTCGCGCGCGCACCCGGACGCGCCCGGTCGATCCGCGCCTGCTGCGGTATGCGTCGGCGTCGCGCGGGTTCTTCGTTGCGATCGCCGTGATCGGACTCGCGCAGACGGCCGTCATCGTCGCCTTCGCGTGGCTCCTCACGCAGGCCGTCACGGGGGCGATCGCCGGCGAGCCGCTCGACGGCGCGCTCGGGGAGACGCTGCTCCTGCTGGTGGGGGTGATCGTTCTGCGGGCGGTTCTGCTGTGGACGAGGGAGACCGTCGCCGCTCGCGCCGCCGCCCGCGTGCAGAGCCAGCTGCGCCGCCATCTCCTCTCCGCCGTCGGACTCCTGGGGCCAGGGTGGATCGCGTCGCAGAACAGCGCGCGGCTCGCGGTGACGGCGGGGCGCGGACTGGAGGCCCTCGACGCGTACTTCTCGCGCTACCTCCCTCAGCTCGTGCAGACCGCGATAGCGACCCCCGTACTGCTGGCGGTCATGTGGTGGCAAGACTGGATCTCGGGCCTCACCGTGCTCTTGACCCTCCCGCTCATCCCGCTGTTCATGGTGCTGATCGGCCTGGCGACGCGGTCGGTCCAGCAGCGACAGTGGCAGACGCTCGGACGGCTCGCCGCCCGCTTCTCCGACACGGTGCGGGGGCTGTCGACCCTGAAGGTGTTCGGACGGCATCACCGCGCCGTGGCATCGATCGGCACGGTCACCGACACCTACCGCAAAGAGACGATGCGGGTGCTGCGGGTCTCGTTCCTCTCCGGTTTCGCGCTGGAGCTCCTGGCCTCGATCGCCGTCGCCATCGTTGCGGTCTCGATCGGCTTCCGCCTGATGGACGGCCTGCTGACCCTCACCGTGGGCCTGTTCGTGCTGCTGCTCGCACCCGAGGCGTACCTGCCGCTGCGGCAGGTGGGCGTGCAGTTCCACGCCGCAGCGGAGGGTGTCGCAGCCACCGACGACGTCTTCGCCGTACTCGACGATCACCGCCGCGCGGTTGGCGGGCGCCCGGCAGCCGCCGATGACGGCGGGGATGCCGCGGGCGCTTCCTTGCGCGGCGTCCTGGTGATGCGCGAGGTGGCGGTGCGCGACCTCCCGCCGGTCTCGTTCGAGGCGCGCCCCGGCACGGTCACCCTCGTGGACGGGCCCAGCGGCTCCGGCAAGTCGAGCCTGCTCGCGGCGCTCCGCGCGGCCGCGCCCTACCGCGGTGACATCACGGTGGACGGGACGGATGCCGCGACGCTCGCATCCTCCACGTGGCTCGCGTGGGCGGGTCAGCAGCCGGGACTGGTGGCCGGCACGATCGCCGACAACGTGAGGCTCGGCGACGCCGGCGAGTCCGACAGCACCGGTACCGACGGCTCGGACGATCTCGTGGCCCGGGCTCTGCGCCTCGCGGGTGCCGACGACCTCGATCCGGACCGCCTCCTCGGCGTGCAGGGGTCGGGGCTGTCGGGCGGCCAGGCGCAGCGCGTCGCCGTCGCGCGGGCGATCCACCGTCATCTGCGCGGGCGGGCATCGGTCGTCGCCCTGGACGAGCCCAGCGCCGCCCTCGATGCCGAGACCGAAGCCCGCCTGTGGGCGTCGGTGCGCGAGATCGCCGATGGCGGCGCGACCGTCCTGCTCGTCTCGCACCGCCCGTCGGCCCGCGAGATCGCCGACGCCGTCGTCTCCCTCTCCCCCGCGGAGGCCGTCGCATGA
- the cydC gene encoding thiol reductant ABC exporter subunit CydC has protein sequence MTTSREILRSAMPPARRFWPGAAAGFTSEASAVALLAVSSWLIVRASEQPLLMYLSAAVVGVRLFALTRAAFRYTERLASHDAALRQLASTRTDLVRRIVPFAPDGLGRTGRGSVLGALVDDVDELQNLPLRVVLPLVSSTAVAVGAVILVAVIWWPAALTLLACLVAAGVAAVFWGWATGSRAERTIAPLRADLAGAVLDHLGSLDVLVAYGAEEESRARIAAADARLRRVVVRRAGAQAGTTALVSLLAGAASVLAVWIAAPAVASGALLGPEFAVAVLVPMAVFEVFTAVPLAAAAWRQVRASAGRIADALPAEAPPELPRETAGTGIAPPLASPAGSGLRLRGVSASWPDAEGSALHDVDLDVAPGERVLVVGSSGAGKTTLAHVLVRFLEIDGSYTIGGADARALSPDDVRLTVGLCEQSPMLFDEDIRQNLLFARDTARDDDLLGVLERVGLGAWVRERGGLDARVGERGALVSGGQAQRIALARALLRGFDVLVLDEPTAGVDPAASDALLRDLLLAVGDDRAVVLISHVTVPEGLVDRTVRLDRGRIVG, from the coding sequence ATGACCACCTCGCGGGAGATCCTGCGCTCGGCCATGCCGCCCGCCCGCCGATTCTGGCCCGGTGCCGCCGCCGGGTTCACCTCGGAGGCGTCGGCGGTGGCGCTGCTGGCCGTGAGTTCCTGGCTCATCGTGCGCGCCAGCGAGCAGCCGCTGCTCATGTACCTGTCGGCGGCCGTCGTCGGGGTGCGCCTCTTCGCCCTCACTCGCGCCGCGTTCCGCTACACGGAGCGCCTCGCGAGCCACGACGCGGCGCTGCGGCAATTGGCATCCACGCGCACCGACCTCGTTCGTCGCATCGTGCCGTTCGCTCCGGACGGTCTGGGCCGGACGGGTCGCGGTTCGGTGCTGGGGGCGCTCGTCGACGATGTCGACGAGCTGCAGAATCTGCCGCTGCGCGTCGTCCTCCCGCTCGTGTCGTCGACGGCGGTCGCGGTGGGCGCCGTGATTCTCGTGGCGGTCATCTGGTGGCCCGCCGCCCTCACGCTCCTGGCCTGCCTCGTGGCCGCGGGCGTTGCCGCGGTCTTCTGGGGGTGGGCGACGGGGTCGCGTGCCGAGCGGACGATCGCTCCGCTCCGTGCCGACCTCGCCGGCGCCGTCCTCGATCATCTCGGCAGCCTCGACGTGCTGGTCGCATACGGCGCGGAGGAGGAGAGCCGGGCACGCATCGCCGCCGCCGACGCGCGGTTGCGGCGAGTGGTCGTCCGTCGTGCGGGGGCGCAGGCGGGCACGACGGCGCTGGTGTCGCTCCTGGCCGGTGCCGCCTCGGTGCTCGCCGTCTGGATCGCCGCGCCGGCCGTGGCATCCGGAGCACTGCTCGGGCCGGAGTTCGCGGTCGCCGTCCTCGTCCCGATGGCGGTGTTCGAGGTCTTCACGGCGGTGCCGCTCGCCGCCGCCGCCTGGCGTCAGGTGCGCGCCTCCGCCGGCCGTATCGCCGACGCGCTGCCGGCGGAGGCACCCCCGGAGCTGCCGCGCGAGACCGCCGGCACCGGGATCGCACCTCCTCTCGCGTCCCCCGCGGGGTCGGGCCTGCGGCTGCGTGGGGTGTCCGCCTCCTGGCCGGATGCCGAGGGGTCCGCTCTGCACGATGTCGATCTCGATGTCGCCCCGGGCGAGCGGGTGCTCGTGGTCGGCTCGAGCGGCGCGGGGAAGACGACGCTCGCGCACGTCCTCGTCCGCTTCCTGGAGATCGACGGGTCGTACACGATCGGCGGTGCGGATGCGCGCGCCCTCTCCCCCGACGACGTCCGGCTGACGGTGGGTCTGTGCGAGCAGAGCCCCATGCTCTTCGACGAGGACATCCGGCAGAACCTCCTCTTCGCGCGCGACACCGCCCGCGACGACGATCTCCTGGGTGTGCTCGAGCGGGTCGGGCTCGGCGCGTGGGTGCGCGAACGCGGCGGACTCGACGCGAGGGTCGGCGAGCGCGGCGCCCTCGTCTCGGGCGGTCAGGCGCAGCGGATCGCCCTGGCGCGGGCCCTCCTGCGCGGGTTCGACGTACTCGTCCTCGACGAGCCGACGGCCGGTGTCGACCCCGCTGCGTCCGATGCTCTCCTGCGCGATCTGCTCCTCGCCGTCGGCGACGATCGCGCCGTCGTGCTGATCTCGCACGTCACGGTGCCGGAGGGTCTCGTCGACCGCACGGTGCGTCTCGACCGCGGCCGGATCGTCGGCTGA
- a CDS encoding N-acetyltransferase, which produces MPRIRPFRPGDEPALAEICLRTADAGGDATGVFDDDDLWAEVFVLPYVSRHPDLAFVVEDDAGTPRGYVVGTPDTRAFEDWFATQWWPRFAARWPRPDSERTRQDGTLIYAYGRRAGAEPYGDDHPAHLHIDLLPELQGQGWGRRLIDTLADALRERGVPGLHLVASSDNTGALAFYTRLGFAPLPSHAGVQAFAKTL; this is translated from the coding sequence GTGCCTCGCATCCGTCCGTTCCGTCCCGGCGATGAGCCCGCCCTGGCGGAGATCTGCCTGCGCACCGCCGATGCCGGCGGCGACGCGACCGGCGTGTTCGACGACGACGACCTCTGGGCGGAGGTGTTCGTCCTGCCGTATGTGTCACGGCATCCCGACCTCGCGTTCGTCGTCGAGGACGACGCGGGCACGCCGAGGGGCTACGTCGTCGGCACTCCCGACACCCGCGCCTTCGAGGACTGGTTCGCCACGCAGTGGTGGCCGCGGTTCGCTGCGCGCTGGCCCCGGCCGGATTCCGAACGCACGCGCCAGGACGGCACGCTGATCTACGCCTACGGGCGACGCGCCGGGGCGGAGCCGTACGGTGACGACCACCCCGCCCACCTCCACATCGACCTGCTCCCGGAGCTCCAGGGACAGGGATGGGGGAGGCGCCTCATCGACACCCTCGCCGACGCGCTGCGGGAGCGCGGCGTGCCCGGTCTCCACCTCGTCGCCTCGTCGGACAACACCGGAGCGCTGGCGTTCTACACCCGGCTCGGGTTCGCGCCCCTCCCGTCGCACGCGGGCGTGCAGGCCTTCGCCAAGACGCTCTGA